Proteins from a genomic interval of Pseudomonas versuta:
- a CDS encoding aldehyde dehydrogenase (NADP(+)) translates to MTHISGQNFIAGQRCAAGTVRLQSLDASTGETLPYSFIQATEAEVDAAAMAASTAFATYRSLPATRRAELLEAIADEIDALGDDFVAIVCRETALPAGRIQGERGRTSGQMRLFASVLRRGDFYGARIDQALPDRQPLPRADLRQWRIGVGPVAVFGASNFPLAFSTAGGDTASALAAGCPVVFKAHSGHMATADLVAQAIERAATRTGMPAGVFNMIYGAGVGATLVKHPAIQAVGFTGSLAGGRALCDMAAARPQPIPVFAEMSSINPVLMLPQALATRGDTLALELGGSVMLGAGQFCTSPGLVLGIRSPEFSGFVEALSQFFSNQPAQTLLNAGGLSSYRKGINRLAQVPGIRHIAGSEQQGNQAFPQLFQADASLLIDGAEVLQEEVFGPTTVIVEVADKAQLLRALHSLHGQLTATLIAEPGDLQAFAEVVPVLEQKAGRLLLNGYPTGVEVCDAMVHGGPYPATSDARGTSVGTLAIDRFLRPVCYQNYPDSLLPQALQDANPLGIQRLVNGKSSRNPLA, encoded by the coding sequence ATGACACACATTAGCGGTCAAAATTTTATCGCCGGGCAGCGCTGCGCCGCCGGCACTGTTCGTTTGCAAAGCCTTGATGCCAGCACCGGCGAAACATTGCCCTACAGCTTTATCCAGGCCACCGAGGCCGAAGTCGATGCCGCAGCAATGGCTGCCAGCACCGCATTCGCGACGTACCGCAGTTTGCCGGCGACACGCCGGGCTGAACTTCTGGAAGCTATCGCCGACGAAATCGACGCCCTGGGTGACGATTTCGTCGCCATCGTGTGCCGCGAGACCGCCTTGCCTGCAGGACGTATCCAGGGTGAGCGTGGCCGCACCAGCGGGCAAATGCGCCTGTTCGCCAGCGTATTGCGCCGGGGGGATTTTTACGGTGCCCGTATCGATCAGGCCCTGCCCGACCGTCAGCCGCTACCACGGGCCGATCTGCGCCAGTGGCGCATCGGGGTCGGCCCGGTAGCCGTGTTTGGCGCCAGCAATTTCCCGCTGGCGTTCTCGACGGCCGGCGGCGATACCGCTTCGGCACTCGCAGCCGGTTGCCCGGTGGTGTTCAAGGCCCACAGCGGGCATATGGCAACGGCCGATCTGGTGGCTCAGGCCATTGAGCGCGCTGCCACCCGCACCGGCATGCCGGCCGGGGTATTCAACATGATTTACGGTGCGGGTGTCGGCGCCACGCTGGTCAAGCATCCGGCAATTCAGGCCGTCGGGTTTACCGGGTCGTTGGCCGGCGGCCGCGCCCTGTGTGACATGGCCGCTGCCAGGCCGCAGCCAATCCCGGTGTTTGCCGAGATGTCGAGTATCAACCCGGTGTTGATGTTGCCACAGGCCCTGGCTACTCGCGGCGACACGTTAGCCCTTGAGTTGGGCGGTTCGGTGATGCTCGGTGCTGGCCAGTTCTGCACCAGCCCGGGTCTGGTGTTGGGTATCCGCTCGCCGGAGTTCAGTGGCTTTGTCGAAGCGCTCAGCCAGTTTTTCAGCAACCAGCCCGCGCAAACGCTGCTCAACGCAGGCGGTTTGAGCAGCTACCGCAAAGGCATTAACCGTCTGGCGCAAGTGCCAGGCATTCGCCATATTGCAGGCTCGGAGCAACAGGGCAACCAGGCTTTCCCGCAGCTGTTCCAGGCTGATGCCAGCTTGTTGATCGACGGCGCCGAGGTGTTGCAGGAAGAAGTGTTCGGGCCAACCACCGTGATTGTCGAAGTGGCGGACAAGGCCCAGTTGCTGCGAGCGTTGCATAGCCTGCATGGCCAACTGACTGCGACACTGATCGCCGAACCTGGCGACTTGCAGGCGTTCGCCGAGGTGGTGCCGGTGCTGGAGCAGAAGGCCGGACGCCTGCTGTTAAACGGCTACCCCACCGGCGTCGAAGTGTGTGACGCGATGGTCCATGGCGGCCCGTACCCGGCGACCTCCGATGCCCGTGGCACCTCGGTCGGCACCCTGGCCATTGACCGTTTCCTGCGCCCGGTGTGCTACCAGAACTACCCTGACAGCCTGTTGCCGCAGGCGTTGCAAGACGCCAACCCGCTGGGCATCCAGCGTCTGGTCAACGGCAAAAGCAGCCGCAACCCGCTGGCCTGA
- a CDS encoding UxaA family hydrolase, translating to MQLITKTGSENAANAVIRLNPLDDVLIARQPVPQGLVLEAEGLVALNPIPSGHKIATRDIEPGQPLRRYGQIIGFASQPIRAGEHVHVHNLVMGDFARDYAFGVDARGVGTQTSDTFMGIVRPDGRVATRNYIGILTSVNCSATVAKAIADHFRRDINPQALIDYPNVDGVVALTHSFGCAVDPGGEALAMLRRTLGGYAVHPNFASVLMIGLGCETNQIADLLAAQGLEKGEFLRAFTIQGTGGTSKTIASGIEQVKSLLAQANLVQRQPVSASHLIIGLQCGGSDGYSGITANPALGNAVDRLVAAGGTAILSETPEIYGAEHLLTRRAVSREVGEKLIRRIHWWEDYCQRMNAELNNNPSAGNKAGGLTTILEKSLGAVAKAGSSDLVDVYEYAETVRAHGLVFMDTPGYDPISATGQVAGGANLIAFTTGRGSAYGCAPSPSIKLATNSRLWETQEEDMDVNCGGIADGSMTIEERGEYIYRMMLRIASGERSKSEQHGYGQNEFVPWQIGAIT from the coding sequence ATGCAACTGATAACTAAAACAGGCAGCGAAAATGCTGCCAATGCCGTGATCCGCCTCAACCCGCTGGACGATGTGCTGATCGCCCGCCAACCCGTGCCCCAGGGCCTGGTGCTGGAAGCTGAAGGGCTGGTGGCGCTGAATCCGATTCCCTCCGGGCACAAGATTGCGACCCGCGATATCGAGCCCGGTCAGCCGCTGCGCCGCTACGGACAAATCATTGGCTTCGCCAGCCAGCCGATCAGGGCCGGGGAGCATGTGCATGTGCACAATCTGGTGATGGGCGACTTCGCCCGCGATTACGCCTTTGGTGTCGACGCACGCGGTGTCGGCACGCAGACCAGCGACACCTTCATGGGCATCGTGCGACCCGATGGCCGGGTCGCCACCCGCAATTACATCGGCATCCTGACGTCGGTCAACTGCTCGGCGACCGTGGCCAAGGCCATCGCCGATCACTTCCGCCGGGATATCAATCCACAAGCGCTCATCGACTATCCCAATGTTGACGGCGTTGTTGCCCTGACCCACAGCTTCGGCTGTGCCGTGGACCCCGGCGGCGAAGCCCTGGCGATGCTGCGGCGCACACTGGGCGGTTATGCGGTGCACCCCAATTTCGCATCGGTGCTGATGATCGGCCTGGGCTGCGAAACCAACCAGATCGCCGATTTGCTGGCGGCCCAAGGCCTGGAAAAAGGCGAGTTCCTGCGGGCCTTCACCATCCAGGGCACGGGCGGCACCTCGAAAACCATCGCCAGCGGCATCGAGCAGGTCAAGTCCCTGCTGGCCCAGGCCAACCTTGTGCAGCGCCAGCCCGTCAGCGCCAGCCACTTGATTATCGGCCTGCAATGCGGGGGTTCGGATGGATACTCCGGCATCACCGCCAACCCGGCGCTGGGCAATGCGGTCGACCGGCTGGTGGCCGCAGGTGGCACCGCCATCCTGTCCGAGACTCCGGAGATCTATGGCGCAGAGCATTTGCTTACCCGCCGCGCCGTCAGCCGTGAAGTGGGCGAGAAGCTGATCAGGCGCATCCACTGGTGGGAGGACTACTGCCAGCGAATGAACGCCGAGCTCAACAACAACCCGTCGGCAGGTAACAAGGCCGGGGGCTTGACCACCATTCTTGAAAAATCCCTGGGGGCTGTGGCCAAGGCTGGCTCCAGTGATCTGGTGGACGTATATGAATACGCCGAAACGGTCCGCGCCCACGGCCTGGTGTTTATGGACACGCCGGGCTATGACCCGATTTCAGCCACCGGGCAAGTCGCCGGAGGCGCCAACCTGATCGCCTTTACCACAGGCCGGGGCTCGGCCTATGGCTGCGCGCCCTCGCCTTCGATCAAGCTGGCGACCAATAGCCGGTTGTGGGAAACCCAGGAAGAAGACATGGACGTGAACTGCGGCGGCATAGCCGATGGCAGCATGACCATCGAAGAACGCGGCGAATACATCTACCGCATGATGCTGCGCATTGCTTCGGGCGAGCGCAGCAAAAGTGAGCAGCACGGGTACGGTCAGAACGAATTTGTACCGTGGCAGATCGGGGCGATTACCTGA
- a CDS encoding MFS transporter, whose translation MNIKTSVSASSTVADHADASRPTTVRWRIFLILLLLSAINYIDRASLSVAMPLISSEFEMTPALEGLMLSAFFWSYALMQIPGGMLLDRFQVRNIVGVATVGWGFFQAIAGGAHSWITLLATRIGLGVAESPIMPAGAKLNGAWLTPNERGRGATLVDGGAPLGTAFGAIIIAGLITWFDSWRIAFVIAGVGTMIVGVWAWWYIRNSPAEHPKVNAAELAYITDANAEAARTHGERKAILKDLLKSRSVLAMFAGYACYNSVFYGLLTWMPSYLHKAHNLDIKAMGGATFLIFMCGFIGEIFGGWLADKWKDAGGEPNKVMRCMFGGSAAIAALCILLVAYTPDAVTVISLLCVALFFIRWCGMYWCLPAILGGKSKAGVLGGSMNFCGNMVGVIVPILIGLIVQFTGSYFLALIFFVVMAFGLMLFSSLIDYRERGLA comes from the coding sequence ATGAACATCAAAACTTCGGTGTCTGCGTCGTCAACGGTGGCCGATCACGCGGATGCCTCGCGTCCCACCACTGTGCGCTGGCGCATATTCCTGATCCTGCTGCTGTTGTCGGCAATCAACTACATCGACCGCGCTTCGCTGTCGGTGGCCATGCCGCTGATTTCCTCCGAGTTTGAAATGACGCCGGCCCTGGAAGGCTTGATGCTCAGTGCGTTTTTCTGGTCTTACGCATTGATGCAGATCCCCGGCGGGATGCTGCTGGACCGCTTTCAAGTGCGCAATATCGTCGGCGTTGCCACCGTGGGCTGGGGCTTTTTTCAGGCCATAGCAGGCGGCGCCCATAGCTGGATCACACTGCTGGCCACCCGTATCGGCCTCGGGGTTGCAGAGTCACCGATCATGCCCGCCGGCGCCAAGTTGAACGGGGCCTGGCTAACGCCTAACGAACGTGGCCGCGGCGCGACCCTGGTGGATGGCGGAGCCCCACTGGGGACGGCGTTCGGCGCCATCATCATCGCCGGGCTGATTACCTGGTTTGACTCCTGGCGGATTGCATTCGTGATTGCCGGGGTCGGCACCATGATCGTCGGTGTCTGGGCCTGGTGGTACATCCGCAACAGCCCGGCCGAGCACCCCAAGGTCAACGCGGCCGAACTGGCTTACATCACCGACGCCAATGCCGAAGCGGCCCGCACCCACGGCGAACGCAAGGCCATCCTCAAGGACCTGCTCAAAAGCCGCTCGGTACTGGCCATGTTTGCCGGGTATGCCTGCTACAACAGTGTGTTCTACGGCCTGTTGACCTGGATGCCGAGCTATCTGCACAAGGCCCACAACCTGGATATCAAGGCCATGGGCGGCGCTACGTTCCTGATCTTCATGTGCGGTTTTATCGGTGAAATCTTTGGCGGCTGGCTGGCAGACAAATGGAAAGACGCAGGCGGCGAACCCAACAAGGTGATGCGTTGCATGTTTGGCGGTTCGGCGGCCATTGCAGCGTTGTGCATCCTGCTGGTGGCTTACACACCGGACGCCGTCACCGTGATTTCCCTGCTCTGTGTGGCGCTGTTTTTCATCCGCTGGTGCGGCATGTACTGGTGCCTGCCGGCCATTCTGGGCGGCAAATCCAAAGCCGGTGTACTGGGTGGCAGCATGAACTTCTGCGGCAATATGGTCGGGGTTATCGTGCCCATCCTGATCGGCCTGATCGTGCAATTCACCGGATCGTATTTCCTGGCGCTGATCTTCTTTGTGGTCATGGCGTTCGGCCTGATGCTGTTTTCTTCCCTCATTGACTACCGTGAACGCGGACTGGCCTGA
- the araD1 gene encoding AraD1 family protein: MRLIQFETPQGTRHVGVIEGDEIHVVRATDTTRELALGAIAKGHGLVEEVLERGTDPSPHSYRQTLHEGRVLPPLDHQDPAHCLVSGTGLTHLGSASTRDKMHQKNAGEQAAMTDTARIFQWGIEGGRPPAGTPGVQPEWFYKGDGSIVVRPGAAFDKPPFAEDAGEEPELTGLYVVGEDGKPYRVGFALGNEFSDHIMERRNYLYLAHSKLRNCSYGPELRVGELPRHLSGMSRILRGDEVIWEKEFLSGEDNMCHSLENLEYHHFKYAQFLRPGDVHVHFFGTATLSFADNIQTREGDRFEISMAEFGEPLINGIQAGTAELPAGKVKPL; this comes from the coding sequence ATGCGTCTAATCCAGTTTGAAACCCCCCAGGGCACGCGACACGTCGGTGTTATTGAAGGCGATGAAATCCATGTGGTGCGGGCCACCGACACGACCCGGGAGCTGGCGCTAGGCGCAATTGCCAAAGGCCATGGTCTGGTTGAAGAAGTGCTGGAACGCGGCACCGACCCAAGCCCGCACAGTTATCGCCAGACCTTGCACGAAGGCCGGGTCTTGCCGCCGCTTGATCACCAGGACCCGGCCCATTGCCTGGTCAGCGGCACCGGCCTGACCCACCTGGGCAGCGCTTCGACCCGCGACAAAATGCACCAGAAAAACGCCGGAGAGCAGGCGGCAATGACCGATACCGCACGGATTTTCCAGTGGGGCATCGAAGGTGGACGTCCGCCCGCGGGCACCCCGGGGGTCCAGCCGGAGTGGTTCTACAAGGGCGACGGCTCGATTGTGGTACGCCCCGGCGCGGCCTTTGACAAGCCGCCTTTTGCCGAGGATGCAGGCGAAGAGCCCGAGCTGACCGGCCTGTATGTGGTCGGCGAAGACGGTAAACCGTACCGGGTCGGTTTTGCCCTGGGCAATGAGTTTTCCGACCACATCATGGAGCGGCGCAATTACCTGTACCTGGCCCATTCCAAGTTGCGCAATTGCAGCTATGGCCCGGAATTGCGGGTCGGGGAGCTGCCGCGTCATTTGAGCGGGATGAGCCGCATCCTGCGAGGCGATGAGGTGATCTGGGAAAAAGAGTTCCTCAGCGGCGAGGACAACATGTGCCACAGCCTCGAAAACCTTGAATACCATCACTTCAAATATGCGCAATTCCTGCGCCCGGGCGATGTGCATGTGCACTTCTTCGGCACCGCCACCCTGTCCTTCGCCGACAACATCCAAACCCGCGAAGGCGACCGGTTCGAAATCAGCATGGCCGAGTTTGGCGAGCCACTGATCAATGGCATTCAGGCAGGCACCGCCGAGCTGCCCGCCGGCAAGGTCAAACCGCTGTAA
- a CDS encoding LysR family transcriptional regulator has protein sequence MLPSLTTIISRLRLKQLRLLIALDEHGSLHKAAESVAITQPGATKALHEIESTLGSTLFERTTKGLTPNDLGRCVIRYARLIHTDVAHLREEMLGIMQGHGGRLSVGVIMGAVPVLVESLARLRARQPQLSVEIVEDTSARLLALLDEGRLDLALCRTSVSRNPAAYDCRLRDQEPLVVVASPRHRFAGRPMLALSELAASAWVVFPVNMPMRLTLEREFREAGLNFPTYPIETSSTFTTLSLLLQDPELVAVMPVDVAQMAVAHGMLVHLPLELKSRSEPYEIVTRHGIALTAPARLLVDELTLQKQGAAL, from the coding sequence ATGCTGCCATCCCTCACTACCATCATTTCCCGGCTGCGCCTCAAGCAACTGCGATTGCTGATTGCGCTGGACGAACACGGCTCCCTGCACAAGGCGGCCGAATCCGTGGCGATCACCCAGCCCGGTGCAACCAAGGCGCTGCATGAAATTGAATCGACCCTGGGTTCAACCCTGTTCGAGCGCACGACCAAAGGCCTGACCCCCAACGACCTGGGGCGCTGCGTGATCCGTTATGCGCGGCTGATTCACACTGACGTGGCCCACCTGCGTGAAGAAATGCTCGGCATCATGCAAGGCCACGGCGGTCGCCTGTCGGTGGGGGTGATCATGGGCGCGGTGCCGGTGCTGGTGGAATCCCTGGCGCGCTTGCGGGCCAGGCAACCGCAACTGTCGGTCGAAATCGTCGAAGACACCAGCGCCCGCTTGCTGGCACTGCTCGACGAAGGGCGGCTGGACCTTGCTCTGTGTCGAACCAGCGTCAGCCGGAACCCGGCAGCCTATGACTGCCGCCTGCGTGATCAGGAGCCGCTGGTGGTGGTCGCCAGCCCCCGTCATCGCTTTGCCGGTCGGCCGATGCTGGCGTTGAGTGAACTGGCAGCTTCAGCGTGGGTAGTGTTCCCGGTCAACATGCCGATGCGCCTGACCCTGGAGCGCGAGTTCAGAGAAGCGGGGCTTAATTTCCCGACTTACCCGATTGAAACCTCATCCACCTTCACCACGCTCTCATTGCTGCTGCAAGATCCGGAACTGGTGGCCGTCATGCCGGTGGATGTCGCACAGATGGCGGTTGCCCACGGCATGCTGGTGCATTTGCCCCTTGAACTGAAATCCCGTAGCGAGCCCTATGAAATCGTCACTCGCCATGGCATTGCGCTCACGGCCCCGGCCCGGTTGCTGGTGGACGAACTGACTCTGCAAAAACAGGGCGCGGCGCTTTGA
- a CDS encoding TetR/AcrR family transcriptional regulator: MAQMGRPRTFDRDAAITQAMHLFWEHGYDSTSLSQLKANIGSGISAPSFYAAFGSKEALFKEVMERYLNTHGQVTASLFDLQLPAREAIEKTLRGSARMQCEDGHPRGCLVALGLMSASSAEAIAICAPLAAARARNRAGFVACVERGMASGELLAQTSPVALATVFESFLLGLTTLAREGLDHGVMEAAITQVMSAWDAMRSDLAD; encoded by the coding sequence ATGGCACAGATGGGACGCCCGCGTACATTTGACCGCGACGCGGCAATCACTCAGGCCATGCACCTGTTCTGGGAACATGGCTATGACTCGACTTCACTGAGCCAGCTCAAGGCGAACATCGGTTCGGGCATCTCCGCGCCCAGTTTTTACGCGGCCTTTGGCTCCAAGGAAGCCTTGTTCAAGGAGGTCATGGAGCGCTACCTGAACACCCACGGCCAAGTCACCGCAAGCCTGTTCGATTTGCAGTTGCCAGCGCGCGAGGCGATTGAAAAAACATTACGTGGTTCCGCCCGAATGCAATGCGAGGACGGTCACCCCCGTGGTTGCCTGGTGGCGTTGGGGCTTATGAGTGCCAGCTCGGCTGAAGCCATCGCCATTTGCGCCCCGCTCGCCGCAGCCCGGGCGCGCAACCGGGCCGGGTTTGTGGCCTGTGTGGAGCGCGGCATGGCCTCGGGGGAGTTGCTGGCGCAGACCAGCCCCGTGGCGTTGGCCACGGTGTTTGAAAGCTTTTTGCTGGGGCTTACCACCCTGGCCAGAGAGGGTCTAGACCATGGCGTGATGGAGGCTGCTATCACTCAGGTGATGAGCGCCTGGGATGCCATGCGCAGCGACCTTGCGGATTGA
- a CDS encoding MFS transporter produces MALPQSSTERLPMGALLALAMTGFICIVTETLPAGLLAQISSGLEVSSSLAGQMVTVYALGSLLAAIPLTIATQGWRRRHVLLLTIVGFLLFNSITAWSSSYGMTLVARFFAGASAGLAWSLLAGYARRMVAPHLQGRAMAVAMVGTPVALSLGVPLGTWLGTLVGWRTAFGLMSGLTLVLMVWVLVKVPDYPGQSASQRIGLRQVLLTPGVRSVLGVVMTWMLAHNILYTYIAPFVAPAGLGNDVDIVLLVFGLAALGGIWLTGRLVDRHLRKAVLASLGTFAAIALVFGFSAQSATVIYAGVLVWGLSFGGAATLLQTALADSAGEGADVALSLNVVVWNSAIAIGALTGGVLLDQIGVGIFPWVLLVLLLAGLWIVFSARQHGFPEGQRQSPDFS; encoded by the coding sequence ATGGCGCTACCACAAAGCAGCACTGAACGATTACCCATGGGGGCACTGCTTGCGCTGGCCATGACCGGCTTCATTTGTATCGTGACCGAGACCTTGCCTGCGGGCTTGCTGGCGCAAATCAGCAGCGGTCTTGAGGTTTCATCTTCACTGGCCGGGCAGATGGTTACGGTTTATGCGCTGGGATCCCTGCTGGCCGCCATCCCGCTGACCATTGCCACCCAGGGCTGGCGTCGGCGCCATGTGCTGCTGTTGACGATTGTCGGTTTCCTGCTGTTCAACTCTATTACCGCCTGGTCTTCCAGTTATGGCATGACCCTGGTTGCGCGCTTTTTTGCCGGTGCCTCTGCAGGTCTGGCCTGGAGTCTGCTGGCGGGGTATGCCCGGCGCATGGTCGCACCGCACCTGCAGGGGCGGGCCATGGCAGTGGCCATGGTCGGCACGCCGGTTGCGCTCTCGCTCGGCGTGCCGTTGGGCACCTGGTTGGGGACGCTGGTGGGCTGGCGCACGGCCTTTGGCCTGATGTCGGGTTTGACCCTGGTGCTGATGGTCTGGGTGCTGGTCAAGGTGCCTGATTATCCGGGGCAGTCGGCCTCGCAACGCATAGGGCTGCGGCAGGTGCTGTTGACGCCGGGAGTGCGCTCAGTACTTGGCGTGGTAATGACCTGGATGCTGGCGCACAACATTCTCTACACCTACATCGCACCTTTCGTAGCGCCCGCAGGTCTGGGCAATGACGTCGATATCGTGCTGCTGGTCTTCGGCCTTGCGGCGCTGGGGGGGATCTGGCTGACCGGGCGCCTGGTAGATCGGCACTTGCGCAAAGCGGTGCTGGCGAGCCTTGGAACATTCGCTGCGATCGCGCTGGTATTTGGTTTTTCTGCTCAATCAGCCACGGTGATATACGCCGGGGTGCTGGTATGGGGCTTGTCGTTTGGCGGTGCTGCGACCCTGCTGCAAACAGCATTGGCTGACTCTGCAGGCGAGGGCGCTGATGTTGCGCTGTCATTGAACGTAGTGGTCTGGAACAGCGCCATTGCGATCGGCGCATTGACCGGTGGCGTGCTGCTGGATCAGATCGGGGTAGGCATCTTTCCATGGGTATTGTTGGTGTTGCTGCTGGCGGGCCTGTGGATTGTATTCAGCGCCCGCCAGCATGGTTTCCCCGAAGGTCAGCGCCAATCGCCAGACTTCTCGTAG